A window of the Schlesneria paludicola DSM 18645 genome harbors these coding sequences:
- a CDS encoding IS3 family transposase codes for MPRQRRIFDGAFKAKVALDAIRGLKTVSELASLHKVHPTQITLWKKQLLDGAMSVFDAPSAKKAATDEPRSAELYEQIGRLKVELDWLKKT; via the coding sequence ATGCCTCGGCAGCGACGAATATTCGATGGTGCGTTTAAGGCCAAGGTGGCCTTGGATGCGATTCGTGGCTTGAAGACGGTGAGCGAGCTGGCCTCGTTGCATAAGGTCCACCCGACGCAGATCACGCTCTGGAAGAAGCAACTCTTGGACGGAGCGATGAGCGTGTTTGACGCGCCATCGGCCAAGAAGGCGGCGACTGACGAACCGCGTTCCGCAGAGCTCTATGAGCAGATCGGGCGGCTGAAGGTTGAACTCGATTGGCTCAAAAAAACGTAG
- a CDS encoding ISAs1 family transposase, with the protein MPAPKNSKIFSRWPNIQTIGAIYRTRDVDGKQIEWQDCFISSLSSKVRNHRDLLRSHWSIENCQHHILDVTFTEDSSRIRKGTGPEISSVFRRLELTILQQDTWINGSLRSKREICGRDESAFVRLLAGFSED; encoded by the coding sequence ATGCCCGCTCCGAAGAATTCGAAAATCTTCTCGAGGTGGCCGAATATCCAAACCATCGGTGCGATCTATCGGACACGCGACGTCGACGGCAAACAGATCGAATGGCAAGACTGCTTCATCAGCAGCCTGTCTTCGAAGGTCCGCAATCATCGCGACCTTCTTCGATCTCACTGGAGTATCGAAAACTGCCAGCACCATATCTTAGATGTAACATTTACAGAGGATTCGAGTCGAATTCGGAAAGGAACGGGGCCTGAAATTAGTTCCGTTTTCCGCCGACTCGAGCTCACGATTCTACAACAGGACACTTGGATCAACGGAAGTCTTCGAAGCAAACGAGAGATTTGCGGCCGGGATGAATCCGCGTTTGTAAGGCTTCTCGCTGGTTTTTCTGAGGATTAA